A single Nicotiana tabacum cultivar K326 chromosome 5, ASM71507v2, whole genome shotgun sequence DNA region contains:
- the LOC107829794 gene encoding ASI1-immunoprecipitated protein 1-like: METSDKEYVAFGEKVKRTIFIDNLSPVATEAVVKAALDQFGNVIQVKFIPNYLEPKNIGQAALVEVENADQAKTIISELSNSPFMICGMPRPVRARAAEAEMFDDRPRKPGRKIVCRWLDSSDPDFEVANKIKLTVRKQAEESKFLLKHQLEEEENLSKKQMETLNASYKKFEIIESVVSNRVATRLAERYRVRVADAEH, from the exons ATGGAAACTTCAGATAAAGAGTATGTTGCTTTTGGAGAGAAAGTGAAACGTACTATATTTATTGACAACCTTTCACCTGTGGCTACTGAAGCTGTTGTTAAAGCTGCTCTTGATCAATTTGGGAATGTCATTCAGGTCAAGTTTATCCCAAACTACCTTGAACCAAAGAACATTGGACAAGCTGCATTGGTTGAGGTGGAAAACGCAGACCAGGCGAAAACTATTATCTCTGAGTTAAGCAATTCCCCGTTTATGATATGTGGTATGCCAAGGCCAGTCAGGGCACGTGCTGCTGAAGCAGAGATGTTTGATGACCGTCCTAGAAAACCTGGTCGTAAGATAGTATGCCGATGGTTGGACTCTAGCGATCCGGATTTTGAGGTGGCTAACAAGATCAAGCTTACGGTTAGAAAACAGGCAGAGGAATCCAAGTTTTTGCTCAAG CATCAACTGGAGGAGGAAGAAAATCTTTCGAAGAAGCAGATGGAGACCTTGAATGCAAGCTATAAGAAGTTTGAAATCATAGAAAGTGTTGTTAGCAACAGAGTCGCTACACGGTTGGCAGAACGTTACAGAGTGCGTGTTGCAGATGCTGAGCATTAA